One Lactobacillus crispatus DNA segment encodes these proteins:
- a CDS encoding phosphatase PAP2 family protein, whose product MNNYFVLLLSAAVLLWLIFNIKNSRRFNLFDHWLHHQLVKRHDDYSWQVIAFINDPKLMVVWDVLLAGLLLNEERNLTALWVLGTLGFADISGIILKKLIRRKRPLLHSDKEDGYSFPSGHVLGATTMGLIVLQLFAKDLGAGFVIAVVAIWAMVIFSRLSLKAHYPSDVLGATSLAIVCFSISQQLFLAI is encoded by the coding sequence ATGAATAATTATTTTGTACTGCTACTGTCTGCGGCAGTTTTGCTCTGGCTTATTTTTAATATCAAAAATTCACGTCGTTTCAATCTATTTGATCACTGGCTTCACCACCAATTGGTCAAACGTCATGATGACTACAGCTGGCAGGTTATCGCTTTTATTAATGATCCTAAACTAATGGTCGTTTGGGATGTATTATTAGCAGGTCTACTTTTAAACGAAGAACGAAATCTAACCGCTCTTTGGGTATTAGGAACTCTAGGATTTGCTGACATTTCTGGTATTATTCTAAAAAAACTTATTCGGCGCAAGCGACCATTATTACATTCCGATAAAGAAGATGGCTATAGCTTTCCCAGCGGTCATGTTTTAGGTGCCACAACCATGGGCTTAATCGTACTACAACTATTTGCCAAAGATCTTGGAGCCGGATTTGTTATTGCCGTAGTAGCTATTTGGGCAATGGTAATTTTCTCTCGTTTAAGTTTAAAGGCCCACTATCCTTCTGATGTTCTTGGTGCTACTAGTTTAGCAATCGTTTGTTTCAGTATTTCGCAGCAACTATTTTTAGCGATTTAA
- a CDS encoding IS982 family transposase, whose amino-acid sequence MNCLKLKRFSHHLQVSFKDLVIICRHWYRLYAPAEFTHRRNIDQIKTTDSLILALLIWQAKTGIESQRRFCECFNCLSHSRFNRRSRQLLQLIYQIRQEMNKKVDLNGHFLIIDSFPVPVCQPIRNYRAKIFRGYANIGYKATKKIYFYGFKVHAIVSDDGYILDYVVTKASVHDAKETVELMENAHPSNYYLLGDEGYLGKELHQQLKQMGYELWTPYRKNMTGAKKHNDHQLMAIRRTIESDFSLLTYYNAENNRARSLIGFQSRLEIAILAYNLAYCLERFN is encoded by the coding sequence TTGAACTGCCTTAAGCTTAAGCGTTTTAGCCACCATTTACAAGTTAGTTTTAAAGATTTAGTGATAATTTGTCGGCACTGGTATCGTTTGTATGCACCGGCTGAGTTTACTCATCGGCGAAATATTGATCAAATTAAAACTACGGACAGTCTGATTTTGGCTTTACTTATCTGGCAAGCTAAGACAGGAATTGAATCACAAAGAAGATTCTGTGAATGTTTCAATTGTTTATCACACTCACGTTTTAATCGGCGTTCACGTCAGCTATTGCAATTGATTTATCAGATACGGCAAGAAATGAATAAAAAGGTTGACCTGAATGGACATTTCTTGATCATTGACAGCTTTCCGGTACCTGTTTGCCAACCAATTCGCAACTATCGTGCTAAAATTTTTCGCGGTTATGCCAACATTGGTTATAAGGCCACCAAGAAAATTTACTTCTATGGTTTCAAAGTTCATGCCATTGTTAGCGATGACGGTTACATTCTTGATTATGTCGTAACAAAAGCATCAGTTCATGATGCCAAGGAGACAGTTGAACTGATGGAAAATGCACATCCATCTAATTACTATCTTCTTGGCGACGAAGGCTATTTAGGCAAAGAACTGCATCAACAGCTAAAACAAATGGGTTATGAACTTTGGACACCATATCGTAAAAATATGACAGGAGCTAAAAAGCACAATGATCATCAATTGATGGCTATTCGCAGAACAATTGAAAGCGACTTTTCGCTTCTGACCTATTACAATGCCGAGAACAATCGAGCACGTAGTCTGATAGGCTTTCAAAGCCGGTTGGAAATTGCAATTTTAGCTTATAATTTGGCTTATTGTCTAGAAAGATTTAACTAG
- the bsh gene encoding choloylglycine hydrolase: MCTSIIFSPQDHYFGRNLDLEITFGQQVVVTPRNYAFNFRKMPEMKHHYAMVGIALDAGNYPLYFDAANEKGLGMAGLNYPDNATYYDEVANKDNIASFEFIPWILGQCATVADAKVLLKKINIVNLNFSDKMQASPLHWLIADKTGVSIVVETDKDGMHVYDNPVGCLTNNPQFSCQLFNLNNYADVSPAMPKNNFSKEVNMNGYSRGLGSRNLPGGMDSESRFVRVAFNKFNAPVGKSEEENVDNYFHILHSVEQQKGLDQVGPNSFEYTIYSDGTNLDKGIFYYTTYTNQQINVVDINKEDLDAKDLIKYDMLTKPTFNHQN, encoded by the coding sequence ATGTGTACTTCAATTATTTTCAGTCCACAAGATCACTATTTTGGACGTAACCTCGATCTTGAGATTACTTTCGGCCAACAAGTTGTAGTTACCCCACGCAATTATGCTTTCAACTTCCGCAAGATGCCTGAAATGAAGCATCATTATGCTATGGTTGGTATTGCACTTGATGCTGGTAATTATCCGCTCTACTTTGACGCAGCTAATGAAAAAGGTTTAGGCATGGCAGGACTTAACTACCCTGACAATGCTACCTACTATGATGAAGTTGCCAATAAAGACAACATTGCTTCATTTGAATTTATTCCCTGGATTCTGGGTCAATGCGCAACTGTAGCGGATGCTAAGGTATTACTTAAAAAGATCAACATTGTTAACCTTAATTTCTCTGACAAGATGCAGGCATCCCCACTTCATTGGTTAATTGCCGATAAGACAGGTGTTTCAATTGTCGTTGAAACCGATAAAGATGGAATGCACGTTTATGATAATCCTGTCGGTTGCCTGACTAACAATCCTCAGTTTTCATGTCAATTATTTAATTTAAATAATTATGCTGATGTTTCACCTGCAATGCCTAAGAACAACTTTTCAAAAGAGGTCAATATGAATGGCTACAGCCGTGGGCTTGGTTCACGCAATTTGCCAGGTGGGATGGATTCAGAATCGCGCTTTGTTCGTGTAGCTTTTAACAAGTTCAACGCTCCTGTTGGTAAAAGTGAGGAAGAAAACGTAGACAATTACTTCCATATTTTGCATTCTGTTGAACAACAAAAGGGACTTGATCAAGTTGGCCCTAATTCATTTGAATACACTATTTACTCTGATGGTACCAACCTTGACAAAGGGATTTTCTATTACACTACTTATACTAATCAGCAAATTAATGTCGTTGACATAAACAAAGAAGACCTCGATGCTAAGGATTTAATCAAGTATGATATGTTAACTAAGCCAACATTTAATCACCAAAACTAA